CCAGGAATCCTTGGGAGACATCGTCTTCGTGGAACTCCCCGAGACAGAGGTTGAGGTTGCGGCGGGAGATCCCGTCGGTTCTGTGGAGTCGGTGAAGGCTGTATCGGACATCTATTCTCCGATCTCCGGTACCATTGTGAAAGTAAACGAGGAATTGGAACAGGCACCGGAACTCCTTAACGAAGCACCCTGGGACACTTGGATCTTTGCGATTGACCTAAGTAACACCGAGGAACTTTCAGGATTACTCAGTGCCGCGGACTATGAGGCCTTCTGCAAAGAAACGGAGGAATAGCAGTGCATCCCTATCTGCCACATACCCGCCGAGATCGTGAGGCAATGCTGGCTGAGATCGGACTATCGTCGGTGGAGGAGCTCTTCCATTTCATCCCGGAAGAGCTCCGGTTGAACCGGAAGCTCAATCTGCCTCGGGCCTTGTCCGAGCAGGAGCTCTTGACCTATATGCAAGACCTTGGGACGAAAAATCAACGGCCCTTGAGTTTCATCGGTGCCGGAGCCTACGAACACCACATTCCCAGCGTCGTACAACATCTGGTGAGACGTTCCGAATTTTATACATCCTATACACCCTATCAGGCAGAGATAAGCCAGGGAATGCTGCAGTCTATCTTTGAGTATCAGACGATGATCACCCAGATTACAGAGATGGACGTATCCAACGCCTCTTTGTATGACGGAGCCACTGCCACCTGTGAAGCCGCGTTCATGGCGGTAAATGCCACACGGCGGGATAAGATATTAGTGGCCACAACAGTACACCCCCAGACCCGTCAAGTACTACGCACCTACTGTGATACAGTGGGTGTCAAGTTGAAAGAGGTGACCACTAAAGAAGGACTCAGCCTGGGGGAGGCCATTGGTCAGGCGTTAGATAAGGACACCGCTGGGGTCATCGTTCAAAATCCGGACTTTTTCGGCTGTATTCATGATCTTGAGCCCCTGGCAGATTTAGTGCATCGAAACAAGTCGCTTTTGATCGCCAGCGTCGAACCCCTGTCCTTGGCAATTCTCAAAACCCCCGGCCAAGCGGGGGTAGACATTGCGGTGGGCGACGGGCAAAGTCTCGGTAACCCCCTCAGTTTCGGTGGTCCCTCCCTGGGATTTATCGCGGTGAAGGAAGAGCTTCTCCGCCGGATGCCCGGTCGGATCGTGGGACAGACTACGGACAAGGAAGGTCGACGGGGCTTTGTTTTGACCCTGCAGGCAAGGGAGCAGCACATCCGGCGTGAAAAGGCCGCCAGTAACATCTGCTCCAACCAGGCTTTAAATGCACTGACCGCCACCGTGTACCTAGCGGCTTTAGGTAAAGAAGGCTTTGTGGAACTAGCTAACCTCTGTATGTACAAGGCCCATTACGCCAAAGACCTGATCTGCGCCATTCCCGGCTTCAGTCTGATCTTTGAAGAGCCCTTCTTCCTTGAGTTCGCCGTGAATTGTCCGGGAGATCCGGAACAAATCACCAAGCAAGTATTGGAGGAAGCCGGAATTCTGGCCGGTTATTGCCTCAATCGCGATTACCCGCAACTGCCCAAGGGACTGCTCATCGCGGTCACCGAGACCAAGACCAAGGAAGACATCGAACGGCTTGCCGAGGCCCTGGCGAAAGCCACATCGGGAGGCGATACAAAGTGAACTCGCGTAAAGACTATCCTTTGATTTTCGAGCGGAGTAGGGAAGGAAGACGAGCGGTAGACTTGCCGGCCAATGACGTCCCCATGATGGACTTGCCGGAACACCTATGCCGGAAAACACCGGCCCCGCTGCCAGAGGTCTCCCAAGTAGATCTGGTCCGGCATTATACTGGCCTGTCCCGCCGCAATTTTGGCGTGGACAATGGCTTCTATCCTTTGGGTTCCTGTACGATGAAGTACAATCCAAAGATAAACGAAGACATTGCCCAGATCCCCGGTTTTGCTCACATCCATCCCCTGCAGCCTCCCGAGACGGTCCAGGGAGCCCTGCAGGTAATGTATCATTTGGGGGAGATGTTGTCTGAGATCACGGGCATGGATGAATTCACCTTGCAGCCTGCTGCGGGAGCCCACGGGGAGCTTACGGGCCTGATGTTAATCAAGGCCTATCATCAACACCATGGTAACACCCACAAGAATGTGGTTCTCGTTCCCGATTCAGCCCATGGCACTAACCCCGCCAGCGCCGCCATGGCCGGGTTCAAAGTAGTGGAGGTCAAATCCGATTCCCAGGGGTTAGTGGATCTGGAGGATCTGGCGAAAAAGGTCGATGACAATACCGCGGCCCTAATGTTGACAAACCCCAATACCTTGGGTCTTTTCGAGATCCATGTAAAACAACTGGCCGATATAGTCCATGGCAACGGCGGCTTACTATACTATGATGGTGCCAACTTGAACGCCATTATGGGTATTACACGGCCGGGGGACA
The DNA window shown above is from Bacillota bacterium and carries:
- the gcvH gene encoding glycine cleavage system protein GcvH, which translates into the protein MSNPENLLYTETHEWVRQEGDLAYIGITDYAQESLGDIVFVELPETEVEVAAGDPVGSVESVKAVSDIYSPISGTIVKVNEELEQAPELLNEAPWDTWIFAIDLSNTEELSGLLSAADYEAFCKETEE
- a CDS encoding aminomethyl-transferring glycine dehydrogenase subunit GcvPA → MHPYLPHTRRDREAMLAEIGLSSVEELFHFIPEELRLNRKLNLPRALSEQELLTYMQDLGTKNQRPLSFIGAGAYEHHIPSVVQHLVRRSEFYTSYTPYQAEISQGMLQSIFEYQTMITQITEMDVSNASLYDGATATCEAAFMAVNATRRDKILVATTVHPQTRQVLRTYCDTVGVKLKEVTTKEGLSLGEAIGQALDKDTAGVIVQNPDFFGCIHDLEPLADLVHRNKSLLIASVEPLSLAILKTPGQAGVDIAVGDGQSLGNPLSFGGPSLGFIAVKEELLRRMPGRIVGQTTDKEGRRGFVLTLQAREQHIRREKAASNICSNQALNALTATVYLAALGKEGFVELANLCMYKAHYAKDLICAIPGFSLIFEEPFFLEFAVNCPGDPEQITKQVLEEAGILAGYCLNRDYPQLPKGLLIAVTETKTKEDIERLAEALAKATSGGDTK
- a CDS encoding aminomethyl-transferring glycine dehydrogenase subunit GcvPB, coding for MNSRKDYPLIFERSREGRRAVDLPANDVPMMDLPEHLCRKTPAPLPEVSQVDLVRHYTGLSRRNFGVDNGFYPLGSCTMKYNPKINEDIAQIPGFAHIHPLQPPETVQGALQVMYHLGEMLSEITGMDEFTLQPAAGAHGELTGLMLIKAYHQHHGNTHKNVVLVPDSAHGTNPASAAMAGFKVVEVKSDSQGLVDLEDLAKKVDDNTAALMLTNPNTLGLFEIHVKQLADIVHGNGGLLYYDGANLNAIMGITRPGDMGFDVVHLNLHKTFSTPHGGGGPGSGPVGVKKELVPYLPVPIVKKEGDTYTLDYDQPLSIGRVKSFYGNFGVYLKAYAYILAMGPDGLRQASEDAVLNANYLLHKLQQTYDVPYADFCMHEFVISATRQKEQGAAALDIAKRLLDHGFHPPTMYFPLIVKEALMVEPTETESKETLDHFVEVMLAIAEEVKENPEMVTTAPHYTAVSRLDETTAARKPILKWTEQSKG